One window from the genome of Ailuropoda melanoleuca isolate Jingjing chromosome 5, ASM200744v2, whole genome shotgun sequence encodes:
- the LOC100482539 gene encoding histone H4 yields MSGRGKGGKGLGKGGAKRHRKVLRDNIQGITKPAIRRLARRGGVKRISGLIYEETRGVLKVFLENVIRDAVTYTEHAKRKTVTAMDVVYALKRQGRTLYGFGG; encoded by the coding sequence ATGTCTGGTCGCGGCAAGGGCGGGAAGGGCCTGGGCAAGGGAGGCGCCAAGCGCCACCGCAAGGTGCTGCGCGACAACATCCAGGGCATCACCAAGCCCGCCATCCGGCGGCTGGCCCGGCGCGGCGGCGTCAAGCGCATCTCCGGCCTCATCTACGAGGAGACCCGCGGGGTGCTCAAGGTGTTCCTGGAGAACGTGATCCGGGACGCCGTCACCTACACGGAGCACGCCAAGCGCAAGACGGTCACGGCCATGGACGTGGTCTACGCGCTCAAGCGCCAGGGCCGCACTCTCTACGGCTTCGGGGGCTGA
- the LOC100467878 gene encoding histone H2B type 1-C/E/F/G/I, with protein MPEPAKSAPAPKKGSKKAVTKAQKKDGKKRKRSRKESYSVYVYKVLKQVHPDTGISSKAMGIMNSFVNDIFERIAGEASRLAHYNKRSTITSREIQTAVRLLLPGELAKHAVSEGTKAVTKYTSSK; from the coding sequence ATGCCTGAACCAGCCAAGTCCGCGCCCGCCCCGAAGAAGGGCTCCAAGAAGGCGGTGACCAAGGCGCAGAAGAAGGACGGCAAGAAGCGCAAGCGCAGCCGCAAGGAGAGCTACTCGGTGTACGTGTACAAGGTGCTGAAGCAGGTGCACCCCGACACCGGCATCTCGTCCAAGGCCATGGGCATCATGAACTCGTTCGTCAACGACATCTTCGAGCGCATCGCGGGCGAGGCGTCGCGCCTGGCGCATTACAACAAGCGCTCGACCATCACGTCCAGGGAGATCCAGACGGCCGTGCGCCTGCTGCTGCCCGGGGAGCTGGCCAAGCACGCCGTGTCCGAGGGCACCAAGGCCGTCACCAAGTACACCAGCTCCAAGTGA